The following is a genomic window from Acetomicrobium sp. S15 = DSM 107314.
AGCGGAAAGCCTTTTAACGGAGCCGGGCGTGTAAACCTGCTCCTGTTCGCGGGTCGTGATCTCGTAATTCCTTATGGTATCGCTCTTGTTGTACTCGCTCGGTCCTACCCGCTGAGCGGTCACCACGTAACCCGGTATGTTGGTAGTGGTCCCTGGCGCACCGCCGGGCGGCGTGCCAGGACCAACGTAGCTTTCCTCCGAAGCCTGCTCGCTTCGGACCACGCCCCTCCCGCCAGCTCCAGGGATATATTCCGTGACGAAGTCTCGCTTTTTGCCGAAATCTAACTCCACCCTCACGCGGACTACGGCTTTCCCTGGCCCGAAGACTTGCTCCAACATCTGCTTGACCTTGCGCTCCAGTTCCATCTCTTGGCGGCGCTCCAACTCTCTTTGGACGGACGAAACAGCTCGGCCAGCATTGTCAACATAGACGAAGGTATCCGAATCGATCAGTTCCGATAGCATATTGCCGGAGGTATCTACGACGGTGATGTTTTCGGGGTGCAGCCCCTGCACACTGTGGGCCACCAAATGCACGATGGCCTTCACCTGTTCGGGGCCAACCTTGCTTCCTCTCTTTACACCCACGAGGACGGAAGCGCTGGACGGCTCCTGCTCTTTCAGGAAGAGGCGCTGCTCTGGGATAACTATGGTCACCCTTGCGAAGTCGATCGCCTCCATGCGCCCTATGGTCCGAGATAGCTCCCCCTCGAGGGCTCTTATATAGGAGATGCGCTGCTGGAAGTCCGTCATACCCATCTTCGCCTGGTCAAAGATCTCAAAACCCACCACGCCGCCTCTGGGCAACCCTTGCTGTGCCAGGGAAAGACGCATTTCGTAAACCATATCCTCAGGTACAAGTACGGCGTTGGCGGCGGAATCGAGCTTATACGGGACATTGCGTTCGCGCAGATAAGAAAGTATAGCCGCTTGATCTTCCACCTCAAGGCCGGCAAATAGCGGCTCGTATTTGCCTCTGCCGGTTGCGATCAACAAAATCAAAAGGACAAAAATGAGCGCCCCGGCCCCCATGATAGAATAGCGTTGCCACGGGGAAAGCGACGCCCATGTGGCTTTTAGCCGTGCAAAAAGCTCCTTAAGCCTCTCCATAACACTTACTATATCAGCAAAGGGACAATAATTCTATACCGGCATGCGGGCAAGTTGTTGATAGGCATCTACCAGCTTATTCCTGATTTCCACCAGAAGGCGCAATGCGACCTCGGCCTCCTGGACTGCGATGACCACCTGGGAGATGTCCTCCGCTTCTCCGGTGGCCAGCTTTCCGATCCCCTCATCCGCAGTGAGCTGAAGGTCGTTAACCCTTTGTAGGTTGTCCTTGAGTAATTTTTCGAAACCTTTTTCCCCTTTTGAATCGCTCCCGGCTCCGACCAACCTTGCATCATTATTGAAATGAAATTGTGATAAATCCACCCTGACCTCTTTCATCTTTTAACCGAGCCTCCTCGTGGTTAGGCCTAAGGGTTAAAGTATAATCTGAGGACAAGCACTCTCGCCCCCCCCTTTGGCCTCAATTTCTCTCGGTTTGAGTAGGACTTTTTAACTATATTTTACTCCGGGAAGCGGGGGTTGACCTTGCCGAATAAGGTCTGTTAGGCTCGCAGCACCTCAAGCGCGCTATTCCACATGCTCTGGGCCGTTTCCACGACGGCGAGATTCGCTTCGTAGGCTCGACTTGCCACCATCATGTCTGCCATCTCGCGGATCACGTTCACGTTTGGATAAGCGACATACCCTTCGGCGTTGGCGTCCGGGTGGTCAGGTTGGTAAACGTATCGCGGCGGCAGGTCATCGTCTGTAATCTGCTCCACCCTTACACCGGCGGGGGAAGCATCTAAAGCCTCATCCAGGCGCTCTGCAAATATCGGAACCTTGCGTACGTACGGCCCACCTTCGGGCGTGCGCGTAGTGTTGGCGTTAGCCATATTCTGAGAAATGAGCTCCATCCAAAGCCTGTGAGCGGTCAAAGAGCTGCCCGCTATTTCAAGCGGGCGAAATATGCGCATTACACCCCACCTCCCATAACCGTCTTATAAGAAGCCGCCTTGCGCGCTAACAGGCGGAATAACGCTTGGTAAGACATGCGCGTCTCGGCGAGCTTTGCCATTTCGATATCGATGTCCACGCCGTTTCCATCCCACCGCACGAGTTCGCCGAGAGCTTTTTTCTCGACGGGTCTTACCGCTTCTATACTCTCCGGTAGCGTAGAGATATGGCGGGGATCGGTGGTAGTCAACGGCAACCTCTCGGGACCGTGCAACAAACGGCTCAATTGATCCTCAAACGTGACCTCCCTCCGCGCGTATGCGGGGGTGTCTATATTGGCGAGGTTCTGCGCAGTCGCCTCCAAGCGCCTCGAGAGCCCACCTATGCTTACTTTCGCTGCCGCCCAAGCCTTATCCATGAAAGATGCCTCCACAGCTAAGATAAAAGACGAGGATCATACTTCCTGTTTCGACCATCAAAGGAGGAGGCTTTAAGAGCGCCCTTCAGCTATGCCCAATTCCTCCAAAAGGAGCGGGAGAAGGACCTTGATGTATGTGCCCTTCATCCCCAAGCTGCGGCACTCCAATACGCCGGCGCTCTCGAGTTTCCTCAAGGCGTTTACGATTACGCTCCGCGTGAGGCCGAGCCTGTCGGCGATGCGACTTGCAACCACCACACCCTCGGAAGCGTCGAGCTCCCGGATGATATGTTTAACCGACTCGACTTCCGAGTACGAAAGGGCGCGCAGCGCCATTTGAACGGCGAATCGCTCTCTGGCCCTCTCCTCGATCGAGCGCGTGCGCTCGTGGAGCATCTCTATGCCCACGGCAGTGGCCAGGTATTCCCCCAAGACCAGATCGCGCGCATCGAAGGGTGAGCCGAAGCGAGCCAAGATGAGCGTTCCGATGCGCTCCGAGCCGCTGTAGATCGGCACATAGACTACGTGCTTGTTCGGATAAATGCATGGCGCGTCGGCATAGGCGCAAAGGCCGTAGTCTGAGTGATTCAAGACGGATTCGTGATGCTGGTTTAGTCTATCGACATAGCTCTCCGGCATGGCGCCGACCTCCAACAGGCCGACCATGGTCGGACAGTTGTATTCGCTGAGCCACGCATAACCCAATACCTTTCCTTGGCGATCGATGATATAGGTGTTGGCCGTAGAGAGATCGCAGAGGAGCTTGGCCAACTTTTGATAATCGGGGCTTGCTCCGTCCTTCCTGTTTTGCAGGGCCCTGCTCACCATTCGCGTCTTGTCCAACAGATCCTCCATCGCTGAAAGGTCCGAGATCTTCGGCCGCGCCTCCAATAATTCCTTCGGAGTTTCCATGCTCATCGTCTCATCTCCTTTTCCATAAAAGACTTTTCCATAAAAGAAAAGAGCTGGTTATTATAGCAGGTATTTCCTGAGGTCGGAACTCTGAATCAGGGGTTCGAGCCTCTCTCTCACGAAGGCCGCATCGACGAGGACCTCTGACCCCTCGAGCTCCGGAGCCTTAAAGCTCACGTCTTCCAAAAGCTGCTCCATAACGGTGTGCAAACGCCTGGCGCCGATGTCTTCCATCTCGGCATTCATCTTGGCTGCGATATTCGCTATCTCCGCTACGGCATCTTCGCTAAAGTTTATAGATACGCCCTCGGTCCCGAGCAGGGCTTTGTACTGGCGCAGAAGGCTGTTTTCAGGTTCTGTTAGGATCCTGCCCAGGTCGCCTTCGTTTAAAGGAGACAGCTCCACTCTGATGGGGAAGCGCCCTTGGAGTTCCGGCACGAGATCGGAGGGTTTGACTCTATGAAAGGCACCGGCTGCGATAAAGAGGATGTAATCCGTCTTAACAGGTCCATACTTCGTCATGACGGTCGAACCCTCTACGATGGGAAGCAGATCGCGCTGAACCCCCTCTCGGCTCACGTCGGGGCCGTGCTGCGCTCCGTCTTGCGAAGCAACCTTGTCCAACTCGTCCAGAAAGACGATTCCCTCCTCCTGCACCTTTGTCAACGCCTCCTGGACGACGCTTTCCATATCTATGAGTTTTTCCGCTTCCTCCGCTTGAAGCAAAACGCGAGCGGAGGACACTGACATCCGCTTGCGTTTCATTCGCTTGGGAAGGAGGTTTCCCAGCATCTCGCTCAAATTTATTCCCATCTCGTCCAAGCCGACCCCTAAGATGGGCACATTCGCCACAGCGCTCTCTGCGACCTCTACCTCTACCTCGCGCGTATCGAGCTTGCCAGCGCGCAACATCTCCCGCAGCCGCTCCCGCGTGCCGCTGTCTTCCCTTTCCTTGGGCGATTCTGCCCTCTCCTGGACTCCGCCCATGAGGACCTTGACGAAATCCTGCATGCTCTCCTGCTTGCGCGGAAGCGGGAGGAGGAGGTCCAAGAGCCTCTCTTCGGCTCGCTCCGCCGCCGCCGATTGAACGGCCTCCATATGGCGAGCCTTTACCATGTGCACGGCCACCTCGACGAGGTCGCGGATCATAGACTCCACGTCGCGTCCGACATATCCCACCTCTGTGAATTTCGTAGCCTCCACCTTCACGAAAGGAGCATTGACCAACGCGGCCAGGCGCCTTGCGATCTCCGTCTTTCCTACGCCGGTGGGACCGATCATCATGATGTTCTTGGGGATCACCTCTTCGGCGACCTTAGGATCGAGCCGTTTTCTCCTGAGCCTATTCCTCAGCGCTACGGCCACAGCACGCTTTGCCTTAACTTGACCCACTATGTATCTATCGAGGTAAGCGACGACCTCGGCCGGCGTCAAATCCTCGTACATGATAGAGGTCACTGATCTATCACCTCCAAGACGATGGCGTCGTTGGTGTAAATGCAGATTTGGGAAGCGATCTCAATGGCTCTGCGGGCGATGCGCTCCGCCTCCCAATCGGATGCCTCGAGCAACGCCCTCGCCGCAGCCAGGGCAAAGCCGGAACCGGAGCCTATAGACGCCACGTCGCCCTCCGGCTCTATGACATCGCCCGAGCCGGACAACAGCAGCGTCTCTTCTCTGTCGGCCACGAGCATGAGCGCCTCGAGCCTCCTCAAAGCTCTGTCGAGCCGCCATTCCTTGACGAGGTCGACGGCGCTTTTGGTGAGGTTGCCCTTGTTCTCTTCCAGGCGGCGTTCAAAGCGTTCGAGCAACGTCATGGCATCCGCCGTGCTGCCGGCAAATCCGGCCAGGACTCTCCCATCATAGAGGCGCCTCACCTTGCGCGCCCCTTCTTTGACGATCTGATCTCCCATCGTCACCTGCCCGTCTCCAGCCATAGCGACACGGCCATTCCTCCGCACCGATACTATAGTCGTGCCCTTAAAATTTACGTTCATCACTCCACCTCCGCGCGCGGATGAGCCGCGACGTAACTCCTTTTCAATTGATCCGTGGTAATCTTCAGATAGCGCTGTGTGGTAACCAAGCTCTCGTGGCCCAGGAGCTCCTGTAAAACGCGCAGATTTGCGCCGTGCTCAAGCATGTGAGTGGCAAAGCTATGGCGCAGGACATGCGGTGTAACACCCGATAGGCCAACGCTTTGAGCCAGCTTCGTCACGACCCTGTGTGCCGTCCTCACCGTCATGCGCCCGCTGCCTTGCCCAGGAAAGAGCGGTCCGGCGCTTGCGCCAATCTCCTCCCTCCAAGCGAGAAGCGCCTGCACGGCATATCGCCCCATGGGAACGAGCCTCTCCTTGTCTCCTTTGCCTCTGACCCTGATCCACCGCTCTTCCAAATCTATATCTTCCCAGTCGAGAGCAATGAGTTCGGCCACGCGCAGGCCAGAGCCGTAGAGCAGCTCCAAGATAACTCTGTCGCGACGAACCGTCTCTCCCCTGGGACCTTCCTCCAGGAGGCGCTTCACGTCATCGTAGGCCAATGCGCGCGGTAAGCGCTGGGGAAGCCTCGGCCCCCTCACGCCGGCGGTCGGGTCTTTCTCGAGGACACCGCTTCTGATAAGGTAGTCGACCCAGCTGCGGACCGAGGAGAGTTTTCTGGCCGCTGAAGCCTGGGCATATCCATAGCTCATCATTTCCCTCAAAAAGGCCCTCACGTGAGATGCCGTTATCTCGAGGGGAGATGATATCCCTTGCGCCGATAAGTAGTCGACGAACTGGTTCAGATCTACGGAGTAGTTAGTAATGGTGTTTTCTGAACGACCGCGGCTATATTTTATATATTCTAAAAAGGCATCTACAAAGGTGCACAATTCCTCCGCCATGAAAGTTAGTTTATCACAACTTCCTCAAATATGATCGAATATTCTGCCATAAATTTTTCCAAAGCCGTCAAAGCGCGCCGTGCTACGGCCTCGCAACGCTTCATGCGGTCGCGAACCTTTGTCCCTAAGGGAGGGAAGATCCCCAAGTTGACGTTCATCGGCTGGAAGTTATCGGCTCTGGCATTTCTAATATAGTGAAGCAACGAGCCTATAGCGGTCTCCTTCGGCCACTGTGGCACGGGGAGGCCCAAGAGGGCAGAATAGGCGCTGATGGCGGCCACGAGCCCCATCGCCGTGCTCTCCGTGTAGCCCTCGACCCCCACGATCTGCCCGGCAAGGTATACATCTTGCCTGGCGCGTAAGCTCAAATTCTCATTGAGGACGAGAGGGGCATTCACATATACATTGCGATGCATGACACCGAAGCGGACGAATTCGGCCTTCTGCAGGCCGGGGATCATCCTGAAGACGCGCTCCTGCTCGCTCCATTTCAAATTCGTCTGGAAGCCGACCAAACTATAAAGCGTCCCTTCTGCGTCCTCACGCCTCAATTGGACGACGGCATAGGGCATCCTCCCGCTCTTGGGGTCAACAAGCCCCACGGGGCGCATAGGCCCGTAGCGCAGGACATCGCGCCCTCTTTCCGCCATCACCTCTATAGGAAGACATCCCTCGAAGTAGCGTTCGTCCCGCTCGAAAGAATGGAGTGGGGCCCGCTCCGCAGAGGATAGCGCCTCCCAAAAGCGTTGATACTCCGCCTCGTCCATCGGGCAGTTGAGATAATCTTCGCCCTCTCCATAACGGTTGCCTTTGAAGACCACGGCGAAATCGACGCTCTCGGCCGTCACAATGGGAGAAACGGCGTCGAAAAAATACAGAAAGTCCCTTCCTACGAGGCGCCGCAAGGCCTCTGACATGGAATCCGACGTAAGCGGCCCTGTGGCTATTATCGCAAGCCCTTCGGGTATGTCTTTTACCTCCTCGCGGACGACCTCAACCAGTGGACAGGAGGCCAACGCTTCGGAGACTGAAATGGCAAAGCGGTTTCTGTCTACCGCCAACGCCTTGCCGGCGGGCACCCGACTCTCATCGGCACAACGCATGATGAGACTTCCAATGCGCCTCAACTCCGCCTTTAGGATGCCGGCTGGGCTCGTCAACAGATCTGCGCCGAGCGAGTTGCTGCAGACGAGCTCGGCCAAGTGTCCAGTCTTGTGAGCCGGCGTGAGGCGATTCGGACGCATCTCATAAAGCCTAACAGGAATGCCCCTGCGGGCCAGTTGGTAAGCAGCCTCAGACCCCGCCAGGCCACCCCCTATGATCGCGATCGGCGCTTTAGGCAATTTCATCAGCCAACCCCTTGTGGCCACAAGAACTGCACGTGGGGGTTTTAGACCTTCCCTTCAAGACCACATATCCGCCGCAGGCCGGACATCGCTCGCCCGTGGGCGGGTCCCAAGACGTGAATTTGCAATCGGGATAGCGTGAGCAGCCGTAAAAGGTGCGCCCTTTTTTGCTCTTCCTGCGCACCACCTTACCGTCACCGCAGACAGGGCAAGATACGCCTATTTCCTGCAAGATCGGCCGAGTATAAGTGCACTTAGGATACGCGGAGCAGGCCACAAACTCCCCATAACGGCCGCGCTTCACCACCAACGGGGCGCCGCACTGCGGGCACGCCTCGCCTACGGCCCGATCGGGCAAAGAGACAGATTCAGCTGCGCGCTTCACTTCCGAGAGGACCTTGGAAAAGCGGTTCCAGAAGTCTTTGATGACTTTAAGCCATTCCACGTTTCCGCCTTCCACCTGATCCAACTGCTCTTCCATCTGGGCGGTGAAGGAGACATCGACCACGTCCGGAAAGTGACGCACTAAAAAGTCGTTCACCACTCTGCCCAATTCTGTTGGGATCAACTTTTTATCATCGCTTTTGGCCACATAATCACGATCGTATAGCGTCTGCACTATGACGGCATAGGTGGAAGGACGACCGATCCCCTTCTCTTCGAGGACTTTCACCAGGCTGGAATCGCTATACCGAGCTGGAGGTTTGGTGAAGCGCTGTTCCTTGTGCACATCTCCTTGTCTCAGGAGTTCACCCTCTTTGGCAGGCGGCACTTCATCTTCCTTGAGGTCGAGCGGCCAGAGTGCACCCCACCCCTCGAAGAGGAGCGTCGCTCCGGACTGCTTCAACGAATAAGGCCCGGCTTCGACGACGATCGAACTACGAGCGATCGAACTCGGCGCCATTTGACTCGCCACGAACCTGCGCCAAATGAGGTCGTAAAGCCTGAACTGGTCTCTGGTAAGGTCTTCTTTGACGGAGCCAGGAGTGAGCGCCACGTCGGTGGGCCTTACGGCCTCGTGCGCATCTTGGGTGCGCCCTTTGGAGACGTAATAATGGGGCTTTTGGGGGAGATATTTGTCGCCAAAGGCAGCGCCTATGTAACTTCGCACGCTCTCTATCGCCTCGGCAGCAACCCTGAGGCTGTCAGTGCGCATATACGTGATGAGGCCAAGGGGGCCCCTGCCCTTTATATCGACGCCCTCGTAAAGGCTCTGGGCCACCCGCATCGTCCTCTGCGGCGAAAACCCCAAGCGCCTCGCCGCCTCTTGCTGCAATGTGCTCGTCTTAAAGGGGGGAAGGGGGCTCCTCTTACCCTCTTTGCTCGTGAAGGAGCGCACGACGAGGGCGAGGCCTTTTAGGCTTTTTTCTATCGCTTCGGCTTCCGATTCGCTTTTTACGACGAGCGCCTTGCCGTCCTTCTTCTCCAGGCGGAGCAGATAAGATCTGCCGTCATCGGATGTAGCCTCTACGTCCAAAAGCCAATACTCCTCCGGGCGGAAAGCCTCTATCTCGGCTTCTCTCTCGCATATGAGGCGCAGGGCGACGGATTGCACGCGTCCCGCCGACAGCCCGGAGCGCACCTTACTCCATAACAAGGGGCTTAGGCTATACCCAACGAGGCGATCCAAAAGCCGCCTGGCCTGTTGGGCATAGACCTTGTCCATGTCTATAGCCTGGGGGTTTTTGACCGCCTCCTTGACCTCTTTCGCCGTGATCTCGTACATGCGTATCCTGCAAGGCGCATCCGAGTCTATGTTCAAAAGTTCGGCGAGGTGCCAGGCGATCGCCTCCCCCTCCCTGTCCGGGTCGGAGGCTATAAGCATCCGATCGGCCTTCGACGAAGCTTCCCTCAGTTCCTTTACGATCTTGCCCTTGCCGCGCACGAGTATGTACTCCGGTTTGAAATCTTCATCTATATCGACGCCCATGCGGCTCTTCGGGAGATCTCTCACGTGCCCCATGCTTGCCTTCACTACATATCGCTGGCCCAGGATCTTTTTTAGCGTGCGAGCCTTGGCCGGCGATTCCACAATCACCAGCGTATTAGATGGCATATACGTTTCACCCCAAGCGTCATCGGATGGCACTCCAGCGGCCGGGGCCCGAAGAAGCGACTAGCCCTTTCGCTGTCAACATGCCTAACGCCAACATTGCGTCGGCGGCGCCCATTTTAGCCTCTGATGCGATATTGTCAACCGTCCGCTCTCCTCTTTCTTTAAGCATCGAGTAGACGAGCTCTTCCTCTGCCGAAAGCTCTTCCATTTGTGGCTCGTCCTCGAGGATGACGTCTCCTCCCAAAAGCGAGCAGAATGCAGGGATGTCGATCAAAGGTTGAGCGCCGTCAAAGATCAGCAAATTGGAGCCGCGGCATACCTCTTCGTCTACCCGCCCTGGGACGGCCCATAAATCCCTGCCTATTTCCATTGCTATTCTTGCTGTTATCATGGCACCGCTTCTTTGTGGTGCTTCAACTACCACCACGCTCCTCGAAATACCGGCGATGATGCGATTGCGCTTGGGGAAACGCCACGGCCTCGCTTGAGACGAAAGCGGATATTCGCTGACCAATAAACCGGATTCCCTTAAGCGCTCGAAGAGGCGCCTGTTCGAACTCGGATAGATACAATCCACCCCTGTGCCGAGCACGGCTATGCTGCTTCCGCCGGCCTCCAAAGCCGCCTCTTGAACCGCACAATCTATGCCGTAGGCGCCGCCGCTCACCACGACGAAGCCTGCGGCGGCGAGCTCTCTGCCCAGCTCCTTAGCGACGCGGAGGCCATAGGTTGACGGCCTTCTGGTTCCCACGACTGCAACACCGCCATCGTCCAAGGGGGATGTCCCCCAGAGGTAGAGCAAAAGGGGCGGCGACGACAGATCCAAAAGCCCCTTCGGGTAGCGCCCATCCCCGAAGCAGACAACGTCGACTTTAAGTTTTAGGCACTTCTCCCATTCGCGCTCAGCCCATCCGCCGCACTGCAGATTCGACCACGCACTCATCGACGATTCACCGGCGCCGAGCACACCAAGCAGCGTAGGCGCCTCCAATATATCCTCGGGCTTTATGCCCCTCTGCGCGAGGGCCTCTATCGCGCGCCCATCGAAGCACTGGCACGCGTTGAGGAGCAAAAAGGCCTTAAGACGGGCGTCCATATATGTTGACTCCCTCTCTGTAGGCGAGGGCCTCAGCGACGTGGGATGCGCCTACACATTCTTCCCCCGCCAGATCCGCCACGCTCCTCGCTACCCTCAAGATCCTCGTAAAACCCCTGCCCGAGAGGCGAGAGCGCCCCATCGCCGACCTCAGAAAAGCCCTCGCCTCTTTTTTTATGTGCGCCTCTTTGCGGAGGAGCGCTTCCGGCACCTCGGCATTGGATCGTATGTCCCACGCCTTCCATCTCTCTATTTGTATCTCACGCGCCCTTTCGACGCGCTTCCTCACAGAAGCGCTGTCCTCTGCCGACGGCTCAACGGCCATCAGCTCATCGGGCGAGAGCCGAGGGACGCTGATCTGCATATCTATGCGATCTAATATTGGGCCAGAAAGCTTCCTTTGGTATCGCTCGAGTTCGCCCGGTGAACATCGACAAGGGAACTCGGGGTCTCCGAAGTTGCCACAGGGGCATGGGTTGCAAGCCAGGGCCAGTAGCACCTGAGCCGGATATGTGACGCTCCCGGAAGAGCGGCTCACCACGATCTTTCCGTCTTCGAGGGGTTGGCGCATGGCTTCTATGAGATCGCGTCTGAACTCCGTAAATTCGTCCAAAAAGAGAACGCCTCTGTGGGCCAAACTGATCTCGCCTGGCTGCAGGGCATTCCCTCCTCCGCACACGGCTACGGTGCTGGCTGTGTGGTGGACGGATCGAAAGGGACGGGCCCTGCCTCCGTCGAAGGAAAGTCCCCTTGCGCTGTATATCAGGAGTACCTCGAGCAGCTCTTCATCGGAGAGGGGCGGAAGGATGCCCTTCAGGGCGCGGGCCAGCATGGTCTTCCCCGAGCCGGGAGGACCGACCATGAGCAGGTTGTGATGTCCTGCAGCGGCGATCTCCATGGCCCTCTTGGCTCCGGCTTGCCCTTTTATATCGGCTAAGTCCACATCCACCTCGATCTCCTGCAGCGCCGGCATGCGGTGTTCGATCGGCCGCAGCGCCGCCTCTCCTCTCAAAGCTTCGATCAACTCCGCTATGTGGGAGATTGCATAGGCTTCGACCCCCTTGACCAGGGAGACCTCGTGGGCGTTCTCCCGAGGGATGTAGAGCGGAAGCGAAAGTTTGCGCGCCAACAGAGCAGCCGGCACGGCACCTTTTGCCCTACGCAGGCGTCCGTCAAGGGCAAGCTCTCCGACGAAAACGGCAGGTCGACCGGAAACAGGGACGGATCCAACCTGCTTGGCCATCTCGATTGCGATGGGCAGATCCAACAGGGCCCCCTCCTTGGGAAGGTCGGCAGGAGCGAGGTTCACCGCTATCCTCCCCCTTAGCGATATGCCGATAGAGCGCAGGGCAGCCCGAACCCGCTCTTTTGCCTCCCTGACTGCCGCGTCTGGCAGACCCACAATAGAGATGGCAAATAGCCCGCCAGTGACTTCGACTTCGACCTCCACGGCTACAGCCTCAATGCCCCGAAGCGTTATCCCTAAGGCTTTGCTCAAACGTCACACCCTCCCGGCAGTTACGTCCTTGACGTGTTCTATATCCCACCTATCATTCATATCCACAGTGACCCCGAATACATCGATGCGCCACGGCTTTCCCCACCCCAAAAGGGATGCATAGGTCGAACCGGCTCGCACCAAGCTTTTGAGCTTTCGCGGCCCCACCGAAAGCACAGGAGGCAAAAGCTTTCCGACGCGGCGCACCCTCACTTCAACCATGACGAGCTCATCGCCGTCCAGGGCCACGATATCCAACTCTCCGCCTCCGATCCTTACGTTGCGGTCCAAAATGCGCCACCCCATGCGCTCGAGCGCGCTTTTTACAAGATCCTCTCCCCACTGGCCGAGTTCGCGGCTATCCATTGCTCTTTTTCCCCTCTCTATCTAACCTGTAAAGGAAGGCGAGCACGCGAGCCACAGCCTCGTAGAGCTCAACCGGAATTTCTTCCCCCAGCTCTACAAACAGAAGAGCGGAGGCGAGCGCAGGGTCCTCGACGATCGGGACGCCGCTTTCCTTCGCTATCTCGATTATCTGTTTCGCCATTACGCCTTGCCCCGAAGCGACCACGCGCGGTGCTTCGTCTTTTTTAGCCTCATAGCGCAACGCTGCAGCCTTCTTGGGCAACTCGTCTTCTGCCATCACGCCGTCACATCCAATCGCCCTACCGTCACATCGCCATGACGAGAAAGGCCCACAGATACGCTAAGGTGGCGCAAAGATAGCGACACTGCGGACAGAGAACGCCTGAGTTCTTCCAGGCGCTCTTCGATGAGCGATTTCGACGGCTCGTCGCGCGCCCTCAGCGCTATAACCAAAGACGAGCCATTGCTGAATGCGTCACCGCGGACTTCACCTATCCGCCTCCCCTCAAAAGCAAAGGATGCGCGGTAGACCTTCTGCCCGCGGCGTTCCAAGACTTGGAGGTTCACGCAGGCCCAAAGCGGCTCATCCTCACCCAAAAGCGGCCATACCAAAGGGAAAAGCGCTTCTGACTTTGCGCCTCCTTCAAGCGGATGCAGCAAGGCCTTATGGGCCACCACAAGGTCGCGCAGTTCGCTCCTGTCGCGGCCTGCCAATTCGAGCGCCTCGCGAAGGGGCGCACCGTCTTCCATATAGCGCTTCAAGCTCGCCCTGAGCTCGCCCCAAAGGGAGACCACGGCTTGAGGGCTAAGCGACAGGTACCAAGCCAAGGGCAGAGCCAATTCCCCTTTTAGGGGAAGGCCTCTCGCCAATAACTCCGTCAGTGCCTCTATGAGGGTGAGGTTGGACCCCATCTGCTGCCATGCGCCTTTCAGGAAAGAAATCGCTTCGCCGTTCGCCATCAAGCCACGAGAAAGGAGCGCCGCAGCAAAGGGGCGATCTTCAGGGGCAAATTGCTCGATTGCGGGAAGGGTCAAACTTTTTACGTGGAGAAGGGGAGGGTCGCTCTTCGCATCCCACCTGGCGATGAAGCGCTGCCCGACGAAGAGAGGGATAGTGGAGCGGGCCCACAAAAGCTTTCCCTGAAGC
Proteins encoded in this region:
- the xerA gene encoding site-specific tyrosine recombinase/integron integrase — protein: MCTFVDAFLEYIKYSRGRSENTITNYSVDLNQFVDYLSAQGISSPLEITASHVRAFLREMMSYGYAQASAARKLSSVRSWVDYLIRSGVLEKDPTAGVRGPRLPQRLPRALAYDDVKRLLEEGPRGETVRRDRVILELLYGSGLRVAELIALDWEDIDLEERWIRVRGKGDKERLVPMGRYAVQALLAWREEIGASAGPLFPGQGSGRMTVRTAHRVVTKLAQSVGLSGVTPHVLRHSFATHMLEHGANLRVLQELLGHESLVTTQRYLKITTDQLKRSYVAAHPRAEVE
- the trmFO gene encoding methylenetetrahydrofolate--tRNA-(uracil(54)-C(5))-methyltransferase (FADH(2)-oxidizing) TrmFO, whose translation is MKLPKAPIAIIGGGLAGSEAAYQLARRGIPVRLYEMRPNRLTPAHKTGHLAELVCSNSLGADLLTSPAGILKAELRRIGSLIMRCADESRVPAGKALAVDRNRFAISVSEALASCPLVEVVREEVKDIPEGLAIIATGPLTSDSMSEALRRLVGRDFLYFFDAVSPIVTAESVDFAVVFKGNRYGEGEDYLNCPMDEAEYQRFWEALSSAERAPLHSFERDERYFEGCLPIEVMAERGRDVLRYGPMRPVGLVDPKSGRMPYAVVQLRREDAEGTLYSLVGFQTNLKWSEQERVFRMIPGLQKAEFVRFGVMHRNVYVNAPLVLNENLSLRARQDVYLAGQIVGVEGYTESTAMGLVAAISAYSALLGLPVPQWPKETAIGSLLHYIRNARADNFQPMNVNLGIFPPLGTKVRDRMKRCEAVARRALTALEKFMAEYSIIFEEVVIN
- the topA gene encoding type I DNA topoisomerase codes for the protein MPSNTLVIVESPAKARTLKKILGQRYVVKASMGHVRDLPKSRMGVDIDEDFKPEYILVRGKGKIVKELREASSKADRMLIASDPDREGEAIAWHLAELLNIDSDAPCRIRMYEITAKEVKEAVKNPQAIDMDKVYAQQARRLLDRLVGYSLSPLLWSKVRSGLSAGRVQSVALRLICEREAEIEAFRPEEYWLLDVEATSDDGRSYLLRLEKKDGKALVVKSESEAEAIEKSLKGLALVVRSFTSKEGKRSPLPPFKTSTLQQEAARRLGFSPQRTMRVAQSLYEGVDIKGRGPLGLITYMRTDSLRVAAEAIESVRSYIGAAFGDKYLPQKPHYYVSKGRTQDAHEAVRPTDVALTPGSVKEDLTRDQFRLYDLIWRRFVASQMAPSSIARSSIVVEAGPYSLKQSGATLLFEGWGALWPLDLKEDEVPPAKEGELLRQGDVHKEQRFTKPPARYSDSSLVKVLEEKGIGRPSTYAVIVQTLYDRDYVAKSDDKKLIPTELGRVVNDFLVRHFPDVVDVSFTAQMEEQLDQVEGGNVEWLKVIKDFWNRFSKVLSEVKRAAESVSLPDRAVGEACPQCGAPLVVKRGRYGEFVACSAYPKCTYTRPILQEIGVSCPVCGDGKVVRRKSKKGRTFYGCSRYPDCKFTSWDPPTGERCPACGGYVVLKGRSKTPTCSSCGHKGLADEIA
- the dprA gene encoding DNA-processing protein DprA → MDARLKAFLLLNACQCFDGRAIEALAQRGIKPEDILEAPTLLGVLGAGESSMSAWSNLQCGGWAEREWEKCLKLKVDVVCFGDGRYPKGLLDLSSPPLLLYLWGTSPLDDGGVAVVGTRRPSTYGLRVAKELGRELAAAGFVVVSGGAYGIDCAVQEAALEAGGSSIAVLGTGVDCIYPSSNRRLFERLRESGLLVSEYPLSSQARPWRFPKRNRIIAGISRSVVVVEAPQRSGAMITARIAMEIGRDLWAVPGRVDEEVCRGSNLLIFDGAQPLIDIPAFCSLLGGDVILEDEPQMEELSAEEELVYSMLKERGERTVDNIASEAKMGAADAMLALGMLTAKGLVASSGPGRWSAIR